AAGAAGCAATGTGCTTATCAAGATATATGATATTCTTGGCAGCGAAGTTGCAACTCTAATTAACAAGGAAATGGATGCAGGGCGATATGATGTTAATTTTAATGCAAACGGATATTCTTCCGGAATTTACTTATTTAGAATGGAAGCAGGTAGTTATGTGAGCACAAAAAAAATGACCTTGCTAAAATAATTATTGAAAACATAACGCATAAAATATAGAGGAGATGTTTATGAGATTAGTAACAATAATAATTTTCA
The sequence above is drawn from the Ignavibacteriales bacterium genome and encodes:
- a CDS encoding T9SS type A sorting domain-containing protein: MKRFQLNLNFEQNYPNPFNPTTKIKFAVPERSNVLIKIYDILGSEVATLINKEMDAGRYDVNFNANGYSSGIYLFRMEAGSYVSTKKMTLLK